The genome window GGTCTAAAGGCTATAGTTGTCTTTTTTACCTCTACTGAACATCTGACAAGTGTCACGCAATTGATACATTTCTTTCAGTAACATCTTTCAACCACTTTAtaggaaagaacagaaaactTGAGCATGGACAGTATGCTCCAGAgttgacaaaaacaagaaatggagaaaattgAAATAGGCACAATACATCGGACCGGGACATGAGGTGTATAGTTGTCATACTTGGAGGAGGTgcatcaataataaaaaaaaaaaaataaaataaagaaaataaaaaagagtacAATAGCAACCTCTAACATTGTAAGGTTGACAGTTGTGACTTCTCCAAGGTGGAGGTCTCTGGGTTTTCCTTTAGCCTGCGTTCTTCTTTATcacggaaggaaaggaagagttgaTCACTTTATGCAGTTTCTCTCCCGCAGTGTTGGGTAAAAACTGGGACCCGTGGCCAGGCTGGCCAGAACACCTCACATACAATTCTGTAATATTCCATTCCATTTATATGAGAATGAACATGAAAGTAAAATATGACCTCGTCAAAGTTTATTCAAAATCTTTTTGTCACCCTCATTACTCTTACTGTTAAAGGAGAGAGCGAAGGGAGAATTGAATTTGACAAGTATTGAGAACTATTAACTGGATACTGCTTTTGATCACGTTAATGGTGATACAAGCTTATGATATCACAAAATTATAAGTACACGTACATGTACTGCAGAATACGTACGATAAGAATGCCTTTGACCATAAAACACCAGGAAATCCTCTGAAGTGCTGGCATATCCCTCATCAAGTGCAAGACCAACATTCATTTTCCGGAAGTAGTCTGTCTCCACAAATGACATCATTCCATTTGCACCACCGATCTCCTCGTCTAGAAATAAAACCCAACTATGAGGCCGGTCCACAATAACATGACGGTTTCAATTCTTTTGCCCCAAAAATTAGATTGGTCATCTTCTGCCCTACATGACTAACTGTAACTAAAATTGATAGTGTGTAGATGAAGAttttgaaatgaaaaggaagagaacaaaactACATGAATTTCCATTGAAcgagaaaatattgataaaatgaTAAGCATACATGACATCTGTGGCAAGAGAATGAACATCTGGGCCATATCTTATCCGTAGAATGCAATCTTCCTTATCATACAACTCTCCCTCGATGTAGTGCCGTACTCAGCCCCTCAAAACCACAATTTCATGAGTGCATATACCTGGCACAAAGGAAACATGTATGGTTCTCAGGAAGGTGTTACCCTCACTCCTAAGCTGCTTGAGAGCCTCCAGGTACTGCATGCCCACACTCTTCATGTCCTGAGTCCCGCGACCATAGATCTCCCCATCCTCATCCTTGTGCCCGCTGAAGGGGTCGAACTTCCAGTGTTCCTGCACACAAAGCAAAGCAGTCACGAGTGAGCTCACAGGGTTTCTCCTACATCCACTGGTCTTTcatagtgaacacacacacacacacacacacacacacacgcgccctgtagttcagtggttagagcgctggcttcacaagccagaggaccggggttcgattccccggccgggtggagatatttgggtgtgtctccttttacatgtagcccctgttcacctagcagtgagtaggtacgggatgtatatcgaggagttgtgaccttgttgtcccggtgtgtggtgtgtgcctggtctcaggcctatccgaagatcggaaataatgagctctgagctcgttccatagggtaacgtctggctgtctcgtcagagactgcagcagatcaaacagtgaatctcacacacacacacacacacacacacacacacacacacacacacacacaaatggcaaatgggcaagcctcttaatgtgtggcccctattcacctagcagtaaataggtacgggatgtaactcgaggggttgtggcctcactttcctggagtgtggtgtgtgttgatgtgatctcagccctacccgaagatcggtctatgagctctgagttcgctccgtaatgggaagacaggctgggtgaccagcagacgactgaggtgaattacacacacacacagtatagtaTAAAGACAGCcacccccccatctctctctctctctctctctctctctctctctctctctctctctctctctctctctctctctctctctctctctctcagaaacccTTTCCCGTGTTGTTCGCTGTcaacaccaaccaccactaccaccgccgccgctgcgtCGTGTCGGCCacaccacgcaacacacacgtcacgtcacTATCAACAAGAGCAGCGCACACATAACACAGTCCAGACACCGACAAACACaggaaatacaacaataataacgggATTAGCAACATGAACAGATTAAAGATATATAGGGAGCGCAAAGGAAGGTGGGAAAAGTGATACGTGCGCCCGTAGTAGTGAAACGCGGGAGTGTTGTCTGCAGAGTTTTGTTATGCGCCACGTGACTCGGTGtaaattctttttatctttgcaTTTCTCAGTTCAGTTTTTTCGTAATATGGATTGTTGGTTTTTGaggtttgctttgttttctttttctcttcatatgtatacatatatacacgcatgcatgcatacatacattatatacatgcatacaataGGCGCGTGTACGGTACTATAAGTGATGATAGAGTTTCCGATTTCGTATGTGTATTTGTCTGGCAACTTATACGATTCACATTATTTTGTGGTTTGTTTTACGTCCCTTTCTACACACGcatacaatgatgatgatgatgatgatgatgatgatgatgatgatgatgatgatgatgataataataataataataataataataataataataataataataataataataataataataataataataataataataatgacaataataataataataatagtaaccatAATATcgataaatgaataagttaatATTTGGTTGATGGAAGTAACTGAAATTTCATGGTCTTACTATTGTTAAATCAAGTAAAtttacaatatcaacaacatgCAATTCATCCAGTGACGAGTATTAGCAATTACCGGGAAAACTGTAAGGCaaggctgatgatgacaatgccatgtgtgtgtgtgtgtgtgtgtgtgtgttataataataataatatatataacaatattttggtttatttgaaTGGCAGCTAGTACAGGTACAGAGCTGGAACTTCTGCATATTACCCTACTGACACATGAATCCTTAAATTCCAACATCTTAAGTTTGCACAACCCCCACCCCCCTGGTGGCGTCTGACGTTATGATGCGCGGCGGCTATTTATAGCGCCACATAAGCCTAATAATTAGGCCCGGGTTGATCAGGGCACCtcgtgtgtatttgtttgttaagAGTTTGTTTCTCCTGCCCAGCAGCTGTTACAACTTCCGACTTATACCAGTTACCTAATCACTGTTAGGTAAACACTTGAATAGATCGAAGCCTTGCCCAAATAACCTCtaacgtgtgtaattcacctcggtcgtctgctggtcacccagccagccctccccattacggagcgagctcagagctcacagaccgatcttcgggtaggactgagaccacaccacactccacacaccgggaaagcgaggccacaacccctcgagttacatcccgtacttatttactgctaggtgaacaagggctacacattgaggcttgcccatttgccttgccgcttcccgggactcgaacccggatcctctcggttgtgagccgagcgtgctaatcactacactactcagtgtgtgtgtgtgtaattcacctcctcggtcgcctgctggtcacccagccagtcttccccattacggagcgagctcagagctcagagctgtgtgtgtgtgtgtgtgtgtgaaatatagCAATATCTTGACTATGCTTTTGTGCGGATTGGCGTGTCAAGTTACTGGAAATATATCTCTGAAGCTACAATCTCAATGACGAGTCTGGGAACTTGTTATgtgcagaagaaaatgaagaagcgaTCTCGTCAGGGTGACTTGCTGTCTGGTCAAATGTTAGTAATGAAGCCTTAATTTGTCGCCGTGACAATTAAAGTTTTGCCTGAACTGTCTTTTCAGTGCAAGGAGCACTCACCGGGAAGACTGGTACAACATCTGTATGAGAGttgaggaggagtgagggcagGGTGGGATCCCGGCCCTCCAAAGTCATTATAATGATGGGTTTCCCAGGGACGCATTCCATCACGTGCAATTTGGCGCCCAGCTCCTTGCCCTGCCGCTTCAGAAATCTGGTGCATGTCTCtgttcacaacaacaacaacaatataataatTCATTGAGAGTAATACGCTTTGCGTATTACTGTGCAACACGTTAACATGTTTGTAATTGTATAACGACACAAAGTTTCTCTCCT of Portunus trituberculatus isolate SZX2019 chromosome 37, ASM1759143v1, whole genome shotgun sequence contains these proteins:
- the LOC123514320 gene encoding LOW QUALITY PROTEIN: aminoacylase-1-like (The sequence of the model RefSeq protein was modified relative to this genomic sequence to represent the inferred CDS: inserted 1 base in 1 codon; deleted 2 bases in 1 codon) translates to MAQCEHPAVTTFREYIKIKTVQPNPDYETCTRFLKRQGKELGAKLHVMECVPGKPIIIMTLEGRDPTLPSLLLNSHTDVVPVFPEHWKFDPFSGHKDEDGEIYGRGTQDMKSVGMQYLEALKQLRSEGNTFLRTIHVSFVPDEEIGGANGMMSFVETDYFRKMNVGLALDEGYASTSEDFLVFYGQRHSYQLYVRCSGQPGHGSQFLPNTAGEKLHKVINXFLSFRDKEERRLKENPDLHLGEVTTVNLTMLEGGMQLNVVPAQLSVGFDVRVAPTVEPADFESMLQGWCREAGQDVVFEIDSKVVCRELSCVEDGQSPWWDAFSQACKKEKITVQKRIFPAGTDSKFIRKLGIPSLGFSPMNNTERLLHDNNERLNEKVFLRGIEIYASIISALANCTP